Proteins found in one Acidobacteriota bacterium genomic segment:
- a CDS encoding bifunctional oligoribonuclease/PAP phosphatase NrnA — protein sequence MTRDASLDEAYGAVADLLRNGRRFLLTGHRNPDGDALGSALGLAQALEAAGKQARVVMRDPWSYAYDGMPGISRVEVLEALPADWPAAYDAILVMECPESDRTGWPNLFAGRVVNVDHHPGNARYGALNLIDLPAAAVGEIVADLLDLLQWPLTADAATNLWVSLVSDTGSFRYSNTTPKALALGARLVAAGAQPGPVNEFLFEAAPLSSLKLEALVLGTLALHAGGAVATVELPRRFFAESGAQESDTEGLVNRARGIHGVKAAALLREGEAGEVRCSLRSKGTVDVRSVAALHGGGGHRNAAGCRIKGTLDAAKAALVSEIAAAVAADTERRA from the coding sequence CGGACGGCGACGCCCTCGGCTCGGCCCTCGGCCTCGCGCAGGCGCTCGAGGCCGCCGGCAAGCAGGCGCGCGTCGTCATGCGCGACCCCTGGTCGTACGCGTACGACGGGATGCCGGGGATCTCGCGCGTCGAGGTGCTCGAGGCGCTGCCCGCCGACTGGCCGGCGGCGTACGACGCGATCCTCGTCATGGAGTGCCCCGAGTCCGACCGCACCGGCTGGCCGAACCTTTTCGCGGGAAGAGTCGTCAACGTGGACCACCACCCCGGCAACGCGCGTTACGGCGCGCTGAACCTGATCGACCTGCCCGCGGCCGCCGTGGGCGAGATCGTCGCGGACCTCCTCGACCTCCTCCAGTGGCCGCTCACCGCCGACGCCGCGACGAACCTGTGGGTCTCGCTCGTGTCGGACACGGGCTCGTTCCGCTACTCGAACACGACGCCGAAGGCCCTCGCGCTCGGCGCGCGGCTCGTGGCCGCAGGCGCGCAGCCGGGGCCCGTGAACGAGTTCCTCTTCGAGGCGGCGCCGCTCTCCTCGCTGAAGCTCGAGGCGCTCGTCCTCGGCACGCTCGCCCTCCACGCGGGCGGCGCCGTCGCGACCGTCGAGCTCCCCCGCCGCTTCTTCGCCGAGAGCGGGGCGCAGGAATCCGACACCGAAGGCCTCGTGAACCGCGCGCGCGGGATCCACGGCGTCAAGGCCGCCGCGCTCCTGCGCGAGGGCGAGGCCGGCGAGGTCCGCTGTTCGCTCCGGAGCAAGGGCACCGTCGACGTGCGGAGCGTCGCCGCCCTGCACGGCGGCGGCGGCCACCGCAACGCGGCGGGCTGCCGGATCAAGGGCACGCTGGACGCCGCGAAGGCGGCGCTGGTGTCCGAGATCGCCGCGGCCGTCGCCGCCGACACTGAGAGGCGCGCGTGA
- the truB gene encoding tRNA pseudouridine(55) synthase TruB yields the protein MSARPAGPDGVLLVDKPEKLTSHDVVDVARRLLGTRRIGHTGTLDPAATGLLVLCVGRAGRLQSFLTGWDKTYEGTIVFGVATDTYDTEGTPAGAPHPGPAPSREALVDACRAFTGEILQVPPPFSAKKIGGKKFYELARAGEPVPDTPKAVTVRSLEILGLEGAVAYFRVACTTGTYIRSLAHDIGKVLGTGAHLGSLRRTSIGPFRLEEARTLPALEALPREERFGKPSWMSLSEIPLPFPIVALAPAEAAKVRSGHGVPVRVPEGAAGAAMVRLTDGGELLALGILEPLGRGVLALARPKIVLAG from the coding sequence GTGAGCGCGCGCCCAGCAGGACCGGACGGCGTCCTCCTCGTCGACAAGCCGGAGAAGCTCACGTCGCACGACGTCGTCGACGTCGCGCGCCGCCTTCTCGGCACGCGGCGGATCGGCCACACGGGCACGCTCGACCCGGCCGCGACGGGCCTCCTCGTCCTGTGCGTCGGCCGCGCGGGGCGGCTGCAATCGTTCCTGACCGGCTGGGACAAGACGTACGAGGGCACGATCGTCTTCGGCGTCGCCACCGACACGTACGACACGGAAGGGACGCCCGCCGGCGCGCCGCACCCGGGCCCGGCCCCGTCCCGCGAAGCGCTCGTGGACGCTTGCCGCGCGTTCACGGGCGAGATCCTGCAGGTGCCGCCCCCGTTCTCGGCGAAGAAGATCGGCGGAAAGAAGTTCTACGAGCTCGCGCGCGCCGGAGAGCCGGTGCCCGACACGCCGAAGGCCGTGACCGTCCGGTCACTCGAGATCCTCGGCCTCGAGGGCGCCGTCGCCTACTTCCGCGTCGCGTGCACGACCGGCACGTACATCCGGTCGCTCGCGCACGACATCGGGAAGGTCCTCGGCACCGGGGCGCACCTCGGCAGCCTCCGGCGCACGTCGATCGGCCCCTTCCGTCTCGAAGAGGCGCGCACCCTGCCGGCTCTGGAAGCTCTCCCGCGCGAGGAGCGCTTCGGGAAGCCGTCCTGGATGTCACTCTCGGAGATCCCGCTGCCCTTCCCGATCGTGGCGCTCGCGCCCGCGGAGGCCGCGAAGGTGAGGAGCGGCCACGGCGTGCCCGTCCGGGTGCCCGAGGGCGCGGCGGGCGCCGCGATGGTCCGCCTCACGGACGGCGGCGAGCTCCTCGCCCTCGGAATCCTCGAGCCCCTCGGCCGGGGCGTCCTCGCCCTCGCCCGCCCGAAAATCGTCCTCGCGGGCTGA
- the rpsO gene encoding 30S ribosomal protein S15 — translation MAQLTTKKAETITTYRRHDSDTGSPEVQVALLSKRISELTEHFKAHAKDHHSRRGLLQMVGRRRRLLDYVKKRDADRYRALIERLGLRK, via the coding sequence TTGGCCCAGCTCACCACGAAGAAGGCGGAAACGATCACGACGTACCGGCGCCACGACAGCGACACGGGTTCGCCCGAGGTCCAGGTGGCTCTTCTGTCCAAGCGCATTTCCGAGCTGACCGAGCACTTCAAGGCGCACGCCAAGGACCACCATTCCCGGAGGGGCCTCCTCCAGATGGTCGGCCGGCGCCGCCGCCTGCTCGATTACGTGAAGAAGCGCGACGCGGACCGGTACCGCGCGCTGATCGAGCGCCTCGGACTCCGCAAGTAG
- the pnp gene encoding polyribonucleotide nucleotidyltransferase: MHDTLTVDLDGRLLTIETGKIAKQSDGAAVVKCGDTVVLVTACYAKEAKDIDFLPLTVEYKEYQYAAGRIPGGFFKREGRPTEKEILTCRMIDRPFRPLFPEGFNHETQIVGLVLSADGDNDPDVLAINGAAAALAINTIPFQHVLGAVRVGKIGDRWVFNPTAKERKESEFDLVVVGTHDAVSMVEAGAKEVSEAVMLEAILRGHAQVRKIVEAIAAMAARRNVVKAPFKSPVPVPEDFAAAVRKQWEGPMMEALTHAGKIESYAKIKEVKKYGVELVPEDQPEARKLAKRALSEMVETLTRETILKQRKRLDGRAFDQIRQITIEAGVLPRTHGSSLFTRGETQALVTVTLGTSDDTQLIEDLEGESERAFLLHYNFPPFSVGEVKRFGSPGRREIGHGRLAWRSLQAVLPDPKEFPYTIRVVSDILESNGSSSMATICGGSIALMDAGVPVKGAVAGVAMGLVKEGDAFAILTDIAGQEDHYGDMDFKVAGTRKGITALQMDIKISGITPQIFEQALEQARHGRLFILDKMEQTLHNARPELSAFAPRLLTISVPEDKIRDIIGSGGKTIRALQKEYSCKIDVQDDGTVTVASSDMPTAEKCLEAIRQLTTVPEIGTEYLGTVVRIEPYGCFVQILPGMDGLVHISELAPGRVRETTDVVKMADKIKVKIIAIDPVNGKVKLSRRQALTPEESAAEVERLGLTAVAAGEGDGRDRDDRPRFDRDRGPRPGGFRGGRPGGGGFRPR; the protein is encoded by the coding sequence ATGCATGACACCCTGACCGTCGACCTGGATGGACGTTTACTCACGATCGAGACCGGCAAGATCGCCAAGCAATCCGACGGCGCCGCCGTCGTGAAGTGCGGCGACACGGTCGTCCTCGTGACCGCCTGCTACGCGAAGGAAGCGAAGGACATCGACTTCCTCCCGCTCACCGTCGAGTACAAGGAATACCAGTACGCGGCGGGCCGGATCCCCGGCGGCTTCTTCAAGCGCGAGGGGCGCCCCACCGAGAAGGAAATCCTGACCTGCCGGATGATCGACCGGCCGTTCCGCCCGCTCTTCCCCGAGGGCTTCAACCACGAGACCCAGATCGTGGGCCTCGTCCTCTCGGCCGACGGCGACAACGACCCCGACGTCCTCGCGATCAACGGCGCCGCCGCGGCGCTCGCGATCAACACGATTCCGTTCCAGCACGTCCTCGGCGCGGTCCGCGTCGGCAAGATCGGCGACCGGTGGGTCTTCAACCCCACCGCGAAGGAGCGCAAGGAGTCCGAGTTCGACCTCGTCGTCGTCGGCACGCACGACGCCGTCTCGATGGTCGAGGCGGGCGCGAAGGAAGTCTCCGAGGCCGTCATGCTCGAGGCGATCCTCCGCGGCCACGCGCAGGTGCGGAAGATCGTCGAGGCGATCGCGGCGATGGCCGCGCGCCGCAACGTCGTCAAGGCGCCATTCAAGTCGCCCGTGCCGGTCCCCGAGGACTTCGCGGCCGCCGTGCGCAAGCAGTGGGAGGGCCCGATGATGGAGGCCCTGACCCACGCCGGGAAGATCGAGTCCTACGCGAAGATCAAGGAAGTGAAGAAGTACGGTGTCGAGCTGGTTCCCGAGGACCAGCCCGAGGCCCGCAAGCTCGCCAAGCGCGCGCTCTCCGAGATGGTCGAGACGCTCACGCGCGAGACGATCCTCAAGCAGCGCAAGCGCCTCGACGGCCGCGCATTCGACCAGATCCGCCAGATCACGATCGAGGCCGGCGTCCTCCCCCGCACGCACGGCTCGTCGCTCTTCACGCGCGGCGAGACGCAGGCGCTCGTGACGGTCACCCTCGGCACCTCCGACGACACGCAGCTCATCGAGGACCTCGAGGGCGAGTCCGAGCGCGCGTTCCTCCTCCACTACAACTTCCCGCCGTTCTCGGTCGGCGAGGTCAAGCGCTTCGGCTCCCCGGGCCGCCGCGAGATCGGCCACGGCCGCCTCGCCTGGCGCTCGCTGCAGGCCGTCCTCCCGGACCCGAAGGAATTCCCGTACACGATCCGCGTCGTGTCCGACATCCTCGAGTCGAACGGCTCGTCGTCGATGGCGACGATCTGCGGCGGCTCGATCGCCCTCATGGACGCGGGCGTGCCCGTCAAGGGCGCGGTCGCGGGCGTCGCGATGGGTCTCGTGAAGGAAGGCGACGCGTTCGCGATCCTCACGGACATCGCGGGCCAGGAAGACCACTACGGCGACATGGACTTCAAGGTCGCCGGCACGCGCAAGGGCATCACGGCCCTCCAGATGGACATCAAGATCTCCGGCATCACGCCCCAGATCTTCGAGCAGGCGCTCGAGCAGGCCCGCCATGGCCGCCTCTTCATCCTCGACAAGATGGAGCAGACGCTTCACAACGCGCGCCCCGAGCTCTCGGCGTTCGCGCCGCGCCTCCTCACGATCTCCGTCCCCGAGGACAAGATCCGCGACATCATCGGCTCCGGCGGCAAGACGATCCGCGCGCTCCAAAAGGAGTACTCCTGCAAGATCGACGTGCAGGACGACGGCACCGTCACGGTCGCCTCCAGCGACATGCCGACCGCCGAGAAGTGCCTCGAGGCGATCCGCCAGCTCACCACGGTCCCCGAGATCGGCACCGAGTACCTCGGCACGGTCGTGCGCATCGAGCCCTACGGCTGCTTCGTGCAGATCCTCCCGGGCATGGACGGGCTCGTCCACATCTCCGAGCTCGCGCCCGGCCGCGTCCGCGAGACGACCGACGTCGTCAAGATGGCCGACAAGATCAAGGTCAAGATCATCGCGATCGACCCGGTCAACGGGAAGGTCAAGCTCTCGCGCCGGCAGGCCCTGACGCCGGAGGAGAGCGCCGCCGAAGTCGAGCGCCTCGGCCTCACGGCCGTCGCGGCCGGCGAAGGCGACGGGCGCGACCGCGACGATCGTCCGCGCTTCGACCGGGACCGCGGCCCGCGCCCCGGCGGCTTCCGCGGCGGCCGGCCCGGCGGCGGCGGCTTCCGCCCCCGCTGA
- a CDS encoding DUF1330 domain-containing protein: protein MPAYILVEIDVHDAGGFERYRETVMPSITAYGGRFVVRGGLIETLEGDWKPPRLAILEFPDHARARAWWASPEYAAPKALRLATARSRMILVDGV from the coding sequence ATGCCCGCGTACATCCTCGTCGAGATCGACGTCCACGACGCCGGGGGCTTCGAGCGTTACCGCGAGACCGTAATGCCCTCGATCACGGCGTACGGCGGGCGGTTTGTCGTCCGCGGCGGCCTCATCGAGACGCTCGAGGGGGACTGGAAGCCCCCGCGCCTCGCGATCCTCGAGTTCCCCGACCACGCTCGCGCTCGCGCCTGGTGGGCTTCGCCGGAATACGCGGCGCCCAAGGCGCTGCGCCTCGCGACCGCACGCTCGCGGATGATCCTCGTCGACGGAGTCTGA
- a CDS encoding amidase — protein MSDPAQLDLRDAARAVRARSLSPVDLTQACLARIDSLDQRLNAFITVTPERALADARGAEDEIARGSWRGPLHGIPIALKDNIDTAGVRTTAASALFAERVPAGDAEVVKRLKASGAVLLGKLNMHELGMGSTSAIGHFGPVHNPWDLDRIAGGSSGGPAAAVAAGLCFGAVGTDTGGSIRIPAACCGIVGLKPTYGAVSTKGTIFLAESLDHVGPMCRTVADTALMFRAMTDHPVASEFDPDDPLPVSRLRVGVLSTVGALCDKPAEDEIQEAFNAALDVIRTLVAVVREAELPLPDLGILVEAEAYATHAASLEQTPERFDPRTRNAFLAGKGISEPETARLRREVARHRATIRDAFEGARADLVVVPTLTQAPPLLRDATDPFEFPYACTFAFNAGGLPSLTVPCGFTRSGLPVGLLVSGPPLADARVLALAHAFERATEWHRRRPPLWNPA, from the coding sequence GTGAGCGACCCCGCTCAGCTCGACCTGCGCGACGCGGCCCGCGCGGTGCGGGCGCGCTCACTCTCCCCCGTCGACCTGACGCAGGCGTGTCTCGCGCGCATCGATAGCCTTGATCAGCGTCTCAATGCGTTCATCACCGTGACTCCCGAGCGGGCGCTCGCCGACGCCCGAGGCGCCGAAGACGAAATCGCGCGGGGAAGCTGGCGCGGTCCGCTGCACGGAATTCCGATCGCACTGAAGGACAACATCGACACAGCCGGCGTGCGCACGACGGCCGCGAGCGCTCTCTTCGCGGAGCGCGTGCCCGCCGGGGACGCCGAAGTCGTCAAACGGCTCAAGGCGTCCGGCGCGGTCCTTCTCGGCAAGCTCAACATGCACGAGCTCGGGATGGGCTCGACGTCCGCCATCGGCCATTTCGGTCCCGTGCACAACCCCTGGGACCTCGACCGGATCGCCGGCGGCTCCTCCGGAGGGCCCGCCGCGGCCGTCGCCGCCGGCCTCTGCTTCGGGGCCGTTGGCACGGACACCGGAGGCTCCATCCGGATCCCCGCCGCGTGCTGCGGAATCGTCGGGCTGAAGCCGACCTACGGGGCCGTCAGCACAAAGGGGACGATTTTTCTCGCGGAGTCACTCGATCACGTCGGCCCGATGTGCCGGACGGTGGCGGACACCGCCCTCATGTTCCGCGCGATGACGGACCATCCGGTGGCGAGCGAGTTCGACCCGGACGACCCGCTGCCCGTCTCGCGGCTTCGAGTCGGCGTGCTCTCGACCGTGGGCGCTCTGTGCGACAAGCCCGCTGAAGACGAGATTCAGGAAGCGTTCAACGCCGCCCTCGATGTGATCCGGACGCTCGTCGCCGTGGTCCGCGAAGCCGAGTTGCCGCTGCCCGACCTCGGAATCCTCGTGGAGGCCGAGGCATACGCCACTCACGCCGCGTCTCTCGAGCAGACTCCGGAACGGTTCGACCCGCGGACGCGAAACGCCTTTCTCGCCGGGAAGGGAATCTCAGAGCCGGAGACGGCACGCCTTCGCCGCGAAGTCGCACGCCATCGTGCCACGATCCGGGACGCCTTCGAAGGAGCGCGCGCCGATCTCGTCGTCGTGCCCACGCTGACACAGGCACCGCCGCTTCTTCGAGATGCGACCGACCCCTTCGAGTTCCCGTATGCCTGCACGTTCGCTTTCAACGCCGGAGGCCTGCCGTCACTCACCGTGCCGTGCGGATTCACGCGGTCCGGCCTCCCTGTCGGCCTTCTCGTGAGCGGCCCGCCGCTCGCCGACGCGCGCGTCCTCGCGCTCGCCCACGCGTTCGAGCGCGCCACAGAATGGCACCGGCGCCGGCCACCTCTCTGGAACCCGGCCTGA
- a CDS encoding M20/M25/M40 family metallo-hydrolase: protein MKTFRVVAPLALLALSVRLLAQPSPAPVLSPAAARVQADVAFLASDDLKGRRSGTLEGDRAAAWVAEQFKKIGLSPAGPNGAWMQPFDFIDGVDLGPKNRLETAAGTKKAWTAGNDFRPLAFSAAGLAEGDVVFAGYGIVAKDLGYDDYAGLDVKDKVVLVLRYSPDGDDEKSTFSPFAALRFKAAVAREKGAKAMLVVAGPLTKDVTDDLIALRTDAAFSDAGIVAVSVRRPVAEALLAGSGKTLEAAQKAIDDAKKPASFAVAGARAGVNVDVTPRRVRSANVIGLLKGADPAKSGEVVIVGAHWDHLGLGGTTSLASASGPQIHHGADDNASGVAALLETARDLAAKRSTLPRSVLFISFAAEELGTLGSLHFTKNPTVPWDSVVAMFNLDMVGRLRESKLDVQGVGTSPAWKGFVEASNKDANLKLALLDGGFGPSDHSPFYAAKKPVLFAFTGAHGDYHKPSDTADRIDPEGIVRVVKLMEPIVVAVASAPERIAYVEVKGGTPAGGGSRSFRVWVGGIPDFSEEGKGVKLSGVTGGSPAEKAGLMAGDTIVKFGDKELRNLYDYTYALQGKKPGEKVNLVVKRVENGQTVEKTIEVTLGSRPDATK, encoded by the coding sequence ATGAAGACGTTCCGCGTCGTCGCCCCGCTCGCGCTCCTCGCCCTTTCCGTCCGCCTTCTCGCGCAGCCTTCGCCGGCGCCGGTCCTGTCGCCCGCGGCCGCCCGCGTGCAGGCCGACGTCGCCTTCCTCGCCTCCGACGACCTCAAGGGCCGTCGTTCGGGCACGCTGGAGGGCGACCGCGCCGCCGCCTGGGTGGCCGAGCAGTTCAAGAAGATCGGCCTCTCCCCCGCCGGCCCGAACGGCGCCTGGATGCAGCCCTTCGACTTCATCGACGGCGTCGACCTCGGCCCGAAGAACCGCCTCGAGACGGCTGCCGGGACGAAGAAGGCCTGGACCGCCGGCAACGACTTCCGCCCGCTCGCGTTCTCGGCCGCGGGCCTCGCCGAGGGCGACGTCGTCTTCGCGGGCTACGGCATCGTCGCCAAGGACCTCGGGTACGACGACTATGCCGGGCTCGACGTGAAGGACAAGGTCGTCCTCGTCCTGCGCTACAGCCCGGACGGCGACGACGAGAAGTCCACGTTCTCGCCGTTCGCGGCGCTGCGGTTCAAGGCGGCCGTCGCGCGCGAGAAGGGCGCGAAGGCCATGCTGGTGGTGGCGGGCCCGCTCACGAAGGACGTGACGGACGACCTGATCGCGCTGCGCACGGACGCCGCGTTCTCGGACGCCGGAATCGTCGCGGTCTCCGTCCGCCGGCCCGTCGCCGAGGCTCTCCTCGCCGGTTCGGGCAAGACGCTCGAGGCCGCGCAGAAGGCCATCGACGACGCGAAGAAGCCTGCGTCGTTCGCCGTCGCGGGCGCCCGGGCCGGCGTGAACGTCGACGTCACGCCCCGCCGCGTCAGGTCCGCCAACGTCATCGGCCTCCTGAAGGGCGCCGACCCCGCGAAGAGCGGCGAGGTCGTGATCGTCGGCGCGCACTGGGACCACCTCGGGCTCGGTGGAACGACGTCGCTCGCTTCGGCGAGCGGACCTCAGATCCACCACGGCGCTGACGACAACGCCTCCGGTGTCGCGGCGCTCCTCGAGACGGCGCGGGACCTCGCCGCGAAGCGCTCCACGCTTCCGCGTTCGGTCCTCTTCATCTCCTTCGCGGCGGAGGAGCTCGGCACGCTGGGCTCCCTCCACTTCACGAAGAACCCGACCGTCCCGTGGGATTCGGTCGTCGCGATGTTCAACCTCGACATGGTCGGCCGCCTGCGCGAGAGCAAGCTCGACGTGCAGGGCGTGGGCACCTCGCCCGCCTGGAAGGGATTCGTCGAAGCGTCCAACAAGGACGCGAACCTCAAGCTTGCTCTCCTCGACGGGGGATTCGGCCCGTCCGACCACTCGCCGTTCTACGCGGCGAAGAAGCCCGTTCTCTTTGCCTTCACCGGCGCGCACGGCGACTACCACAAACCCTCCGACACGGCCGACCGCATCGACCCGGAGGGCATCGTCCGCGTCGTGAAGCTCATGGAGCCGATCGTCGTCGCGGTGGCTTCGGCGCCGGAGCGCATCGCCTACGTCGAGGTGAAGGGTGGCACGCCCGCCGGCGGCGGCTCGCGCAGTTTCCGTGTGTGGGTCGGCGGAATCCCGGACTTCTCCGAGGAAGGGAAGGGCGTGAAGCTCTCCGGCGTCACGGGCGGCTCGCCCGCGGAGAAGGCGGGACTCATGGCCGGCGACACGATCGTGAAGTTCGGCGACAAGGAGCTGCGAAATCTCTACGACTACACCTATGCGCTCCAGGGCAAGAAGCCGGGCGAGAAGGTGAACCTCGTCGTCAAGCGCGTCGAGAACGGCCAGACGGTCGAGAAGACGATCGAGGTCACGCTCGGCTCGCGCCCGGACGCGACGAAGTAG
- a CDS encoding CoA-binding protein gives MSRVPASVNEFLRGKRFAVAGVSRDGNLPANAIFRKLKASGFDVVPVNPNAETVEGVPCYPNLAAVPGPVDGLVIAAHPDVAAGLVKQAAARGVKNVWFHRSFGEGSVSGAALDACRTAGITPIVGGCPLMYCAPVDVAHRCFRWWLGFKGRLPA, from the coding sequence GTGTCGCGCGTCCCGGCGTCGGTGAACGAGTTCCTGCGGGGCAAACGCTTCGCCGTCGCGGGCGTTTCGCGCGATGGGAACCTGCCTGCCAATGCGATCTTCAGGAAGCTGAAGGCCTCCGGTTTCGACGTGGTCCCCGTGAACCCGAACGCGGAGACGGTCGAGGGCGTTCCCTGCTACCCGAATCTCGCGGCCGTTCCGGGCCCCGTCGACGGCCTCGTGATCGCCGCGCATCCCGACGTCGCCGCGGGCCTCGTGAAGCAGGCGGCCGCGCGCGGCGTGAAGAACGTCTGGTTCCACCGTTCGTTCGGCGAGGGGAGCGTCTCGGGCGCGGCTCTCGACGCGTGCCGCACCGCCGGCATCACGCCGATCGTGGGTGGATGCCCGCTCATGTACTGCGCCCCGGTGGACGTCGCGCACCGCTGCTTCCGGTGGTGGCTCGGCTTCAAGGGCCGCCTGCCCGCGTGA
- a CDS encoding RidA family protein has protein sequence MSARIPPLGLAAVALVLTGCASAPPSAPAHYPSSPATLPFSEAVRNGDLLFVSGQIGNPPGTLELVPGGMRAEAAQALENVRAIVERHGSSMTQVVKCTVFLADMKEWGDFNEVYRKAFPGELPARSALGANGLALGARVEVECIAHVPQEKR, from the coding sequence ATGTCCGCCAGGATCCCGCCCCTCGGGCTCGCCGCCGTCGCGCTCGTCCTCACCGGCTGCGCGTCGGCGCCGCCCTCGGCGCCCGCCCACTACCCGTCATCGCCCGCGACACTGCCCTTCTCGGAGGCCGTCCGCAACGGCGACCTCCTCTTCGTGTCGGGCCAGATCGGCAATCCGCCGGGCACGCTCGAGCTCGTGCCCGGCGGGATGCGCGCCGAGGCCGCTCAGGCGCTGGAGAACGTCCGCGCGATCGTCGAGCGCCACGGTTCGAGCATGACCCAGGTCGTGAAGTGCACCGTGTTCCTCGCCGACATGAAGGAGTGGGGCGACTTCAACGAGGTGTATCGCAAGGCATTCCCCGGCGAGCTCCCCGCGCGCAGCGCGCTCGGTGCGAACGGTCTCGCGCTCGGCGCGCGCGTCGAGGTTGAGTGCATCGCCCACGTCCCGCAGGAAAAGAGGTAG
- a CDS encoding cupin domain-containing protein — MSNVPLPPGPVSLPDLVALQPGAVVSRTLVKTGGGTVTAFAFDAGEALSEHSAPFDALVIGVEGEAEVSISKVPHRVKAGALLRLPANEPHGLKAVTPFKMILVMVKT; from the coding sequence ATGTCGAACGTCCCGCTTCCCCCCGGACCCGTCTCCCTGCCCGACCTCGTGGCCCTGCAGCCGGGAGCCGTCGTGAGCCGCACGCTCGTGAAGACGGGCGGCGGCACCGTGACGGCCTTCGCGTTCGACGCGGGCGAGGCGCTCTCCGAGCACTCGGCGCCGTTCGACGCTCTCGTGATCGGCGTCGAGGGCGAGGCCGAGGTCTCGATCTCGAAGGTCCCGCACCGCGTGAAGGCGGGCGCCCTCCTCCGCCTCCCGGCGAACGAGCCGCACGGCTTGAAAGCAGTCACGCCTTTCAAGATGATCCTCGTCATGGTGAAAACGTGA
- a CDS encoding class I SAM-dependent methyltransferase — MRRADLERKVAMALGAAEHLVGRAVDSVLDVGCGEGSWQPILRKLRPRLKYLGLDTSEYAIRRYGRSRNLRSGSWGQLAGMSLGGPFDLVVCSDALHYVPTKEFLLGLGGLPDLVGGVAYLDFLTSDDDLETGLEGDLVGFRKRTAAWYRRKLRATGLVECGLGIWAAKDLAPALTAMERGPRQPH; from the coding sequence GTGCGCCGCGCGGACCTCGAGCGGAAGGTCGCGATGGCGCTGGGCGCAGCCGAGCACCTCGTCGGGCGCGCGGTCGATTCCGTGCTCGACGTGGGCTGCGGCGAGGGCTCGTGGCAGCCCATCCTCCGAAAGCTCCGGCCCCGCCTGAAGTACCTCGGCCTCGACACGAGCGAATACGCGATCCGCCGTTACGGCCGCTCGCGGAATCTGCGCTCCGGCTCGTGGGGCCAGCTCGCCGGGATGAGCCTCGGCGGACCGTTCGACCTCGTCGTCTGCTCGGACGCGCTCCACTACGTCCCCACGAAGGAGTTCCTTCTGGGGCTCGGCGGCCTGCCCGATCTCGTCGGCGGCGTCGCATACCTGGATTTCCTGACGTCCGACGACGACCTCGAGACGGGCCTCGAAGGCGACCTCGTGGGATTCCGGAAGCGCACGGCCGCGTGGTACCGCCGGAAGCTGCGCGCGACGGGCCTTGTGGAATGCGGCCTCGGGATCTGGGCCGCGAAGGACCTCGCGCCCGCGCTCACGGCGATGGAACGGGGGCCAAGGCAGCCCCATTGA